Proteins encoded within one genomic window of Aspergillus nidulans FGSC A4 chromosome VII:
- a CDS encoding uncharacterized protein (transcript_id=CADANIAT00008247): MSRSKDSLDSTSSRISKSQLFPLAHPPPKSKSAPNKSPRLRLSSRLVLQIQQSSQSRAIPILELYQPSTFGKSIALPDGSRKVHGRDMYVTQSEMYTHLKRPRKRDAVDGYGTGYGHGYGNAYGHTTKPRSGSGGSRSVSGSAYSSAASSRPKSRSSGASSGDEGQGECKAKFRARRKSGNDADGEQDDVVAMIHTSPKSTAADAQLFFPQNNQTWETTSSRPGYYRFQSDGSSVVFEWEKRPPSRSHPSSAAENDDGERFVLSVSVSEPTSSHTKRPWLAQLSKRGVHVGGLEPWRDEPGLRALIDGVGDGAGAGGSGAGAGLYTLILTMGVWVAKGEGWVN; the protein is encoded by the exons ATGAGCAGATCAAAAGACAGCCTTGACTCGACCTCGAG TCGAATCTCGAAGAGCCAGCTCTTCCCGCTCGCCCACCCTCCGCCGAAATCCAAGTCCGCACCGAACAAGTCGCCGCGTCTCCGTCTTTCCTCACGGCTGGTCTTGCAGATCCAGCAATCGTCCCAATCCCGTGCGATCCCGATTCTGGAGCTCTACCAGCCGTCCACATTTGGGAAATCGATTGCGCTGCCAGATGGGAGCAGGAAGGTGCATGGGCGGGATATGTATGTGACTCAGAGCGAGATGTATACGCACCTCAAACGgccaagaaagagagatgCGGTGGATGGGTACGGAACTGGGTATGGACATGGGTATGGAAATGCGTATGGGCATACGACGAAACCGCGCTCGGGGTCTGGAGGGTCACGCTCAGTGTCTGGGTCAGCGTATAGCTCGGCAGCCAGCAGTCGTCCCAAGTCGAGATCCAGCGGGGCCAGTTCAGGCGATGAGGGTCAGGGCGAGTGCAAGGCCAAGTTCAGGGCTAGACGGAAGAGCGGAAACGATGCCGACGGCGAACAAGACGATGTCGTCGCGATGATACATACCTCACCCAAGTCAACGGCCGCAGACGCACaactcttctttccccagAACAACCAGACCTGGGAAACGACCTCGTCCAGGCCCGGGTATTATCGATTCCAGAGCGATGGGAGCTCGGTAGTATTCGAATGGGAGAAACGCCCTCCCTCGCGCTCGCATCCTTCTAGTGCCGCGGAGAATGATGACGGTGAGAGGTTTGTCCTCAGTGTGAGTGTTTCAGAACCGACGTCATCGCACACCAAGAGGCCTTGGCTGGCGCAACTGTCTAAGCGAGGCGTCCATGTGGGTGGACTAGAACCGTGGCGAGACGAGCCGGGGCTTCGGGCGTTGATCGACGGCGTTGGCGACGGCGCCGGCGCTGGGGGCTCGGGCGCAGGCGCGGGGCTGTACACGCTCATTCTGACGATGGGCGTGTGGGTTGCGAAGGGTGAGGGATGGGTCAACTGA
- a CDS encoding flavin-containing monooxygenase (transcript_id=CADANIAT00008248) — translation MSAAKIEPGSFNIPVGTFPATCKTPQESINAHALATSILSRLNTALSTSKISDIAALFLEQGSFWRDHLCLSWNFHTAKGREGIASLLSQVEKEKLNHLKLEIDISTPFRSPQISAIDAFGEVIGVQFFITVSTAIGSGRGVVRLAEGDEGEWYIYTLYTVLQELTGHEEQVSSRRPFGAVHGEISGRPRLNWQDRRKAETNLDENKEPAVLIVGAGQAGLSVAARLRMLGVDALIIDQEDRVGDNWRRRYHQLVLHDPVWFDHMPYLPFPSNWPVFTPKDKLAEFFECYVKLLELNVWTRTTVKEAKWHADGKEWSVEVIRRTDSGEVKRVLHPRHIIQATGHSGEKNLPEFKGIESFKGSRICHSSEFEGATDADPRKGQQKAVVVGSCNSAHDIAQDYYEKGYDVTMVQRSSTCVISSDAIVNIGLKGLYEENGPPVHDSDVFLYSIPSEQFKAQQVRITAVQNEHDKVLLEGLEKAGFKVDKGPDDAGLLMKYWQRGGGYTIEVGAGRLIADGKIKVKQGEEIAEILPQGLRFADGSELEADEIVFATGYKNMREQTRLIFGDMVANSVNSVWGLDSEGEMRTIWRKTGHPGFWFMGGNLAMCRYYSLLLALQILGIERGLNEVQ, via the coding sequence ATGTCAGCCGCCAAGATCGAACCGGGCTCGTTCAACATCCCAGTGGGAACATTCCCTGCAACCTGCAAGACCCCCCAAGAATCCATAAACGCACACGCTCTCGCAACATCGATCCTTTCCAGGCTCAATACCGCCCTATCGACCTCCAAGATTTCAGACATAGCGGCCCTCTTCCTCGAGCAGGGCAGTTTCTGGCGCGACCACCTCTGTCTCTCATGGAACTTCCACACTGcgaaaggaagggaagggatCGCATCTCTGCTCAGCCaagtcgagaaggagaaattgaACCATCTGAAACTTGAGATCGATATCTCGACTCCATTCCGGTCGCCCCAGATCAGCGCCATCGATGCCTTCGGCGAGGTAATCGGCGTGCAGTTCTTCATCACCGTCTCGACGGCGATTGGATCTGGTCGCGGGGTGGTTCGCCTGGCCGAGGGTGACGAGGGAGAGTGGTATATCTACACGCTCTATACCGTCCTCCAGGAACTGACAGGGCACGAAGAGCAAGTCAGCTCGCGACGGCCTTTTGGAGCAGTCCACGGAGAGATTAGTGGTAGACCTAGGCTTAACTGGCAAGACCGTCGCAAGGCGGAAACCAACCTTGACGAGAACAAAGAGCCAGCTGTCCTCATTGTGGGCGCAGGCCAAGCTGGACTCTCCGTCGCAGCGCGGCTGAGGATGCTCGGTGTTGATGCGCTGATCATCGACCAGGAAGACCGGGTAGGTGATAACTGGCGAAGACGGTACCACCAGCTCGTCCTGCATGATCCCGTGTGGTTCGATCACATGCCGTACCTTCCATTCCCAAGCAACTGGCCTGTTTTCACGCCAAAGGATAAGCTCGCGGAGTTCTTCGAGTGCTatgtgaagctgctggagctgaatGTCTGGACGCGGACGACGGTCAAGGAGGCAAAGTGGCATGCTGACGGGAAAGAGTGGTCTGTAGAGGTTATACGGAGAACGGATTCGGGCGAGGTAAAGAGGGTTCTCCATCCGCGACATATAATCCAGGCAACTGGACATTCAGGCGAGAAGAACCTGCCTGAATTCAAAGGTATCGAGAGCTTCAAAGGCAGCCGCATCTGCCATAGTTCCGAGTTCGAGGGCGCGACAGACGCAGACCCACGCAAGGGTCAGCAGAAGGCGGTTGTCGTAGGATCCTGCAATTCAGCCCACGATATCGCGCAAGACTACTACGAGAAAGGCTACGACGTCACCATGGTGCAGCGCTCGTCCACCTGCGTCATCTCATCAGACGCGATTGTGAATATCGGATTGAAGGGTCTCTATGAGGAGAACGGGCCCCCGGTGCACGACTCTGACGTTTTTCTCTACAGTATCCCCAGCGAGCAATTCAAAGCACAGCAGGTCAGAATTACGGCGGTGCAGAACGAGCATGACAAAGtgcttcttgaaggtcttgagaAGGCTGGATTCAAAGTCGACAAGGGCCCTGATGACGCCGGGCTGCTTATGAAGTACTGGCAGCGGGGCGGAGGATACACAATCGAAGTTGGCGCTGGAAGACTCATagcggacgggaagatcAAAGTCAAGCAGGGAGAAGAGATCGCAGAGATCCTCCCGCAGGGACTCAGGTTCGCTGACGGCTCTGAGTTGGAAGCAGATGAGATTGTCTTTGCAACCGGGTACAAGAATATGCGCGAGCAGACCAGACTGATCTTTGGTGATATGGTTGCCAACAGCGTAAACAGTGTCTGGGGGCTCGATAGCGAAGGCGAGATGCGCACCATCTGGCGCAAGACCGGCCACCCCGGTTTCTGGTTTATGGGCGGGAATCTGGCGATGTGTCGGTACTACTCGCTTTTATTGGCGTTGCAGATACTAGGGATTGAAAGGGGCCTGAACGAGGTCCAGTAA
- a CDS encoding phosphate transporter (transcript_id=CADANIAT00008249) yields the protein MSKFRARLYKTDRARDFEHEQDRHVRTRQIYETIDRQSFQWIVVLVAGVGFFLDGYTLFASNIALPMISYVYWREDTSSFRLTCINIATLSGTLLGQVLFGYLADRNGRKKMYGVELALLIASTLGVAMSSEGTHGSMSVFAWLIWWRIIVGIGVGADYPLSAVITSEFAPTRHRARMIASVFFMQPLGQIAGNIVSLIVAVLSKKQGHDDVTRAVDIMWRWVVGIGVVPGVIATFFRFFIPESPRFLLEIEDDPVQAEFDATTLFSDPAPLSSLGSPEIAVEEGYRYPGSASTALTSMTTATANQFNDINLIAPWNEIILPAPALPATATTMGTGKGTSTAAGPDTAGTGAGALTIRSMSIDDFTDRTPSQYHDSLPEGTFLTPATLNSHWRLTKVDITQYFWHEGNWRTLLATSLSWLLLDFGFYGIGLSSPQFLAKTWDSLKLSGPAPPWMTDDTGATDIYDMFRDTSIHCLIILNIGSFVGGVLMLLTIHKLERVSLQKYGFLALAAHFIALGTMFITVHKEGPVAVTLYIIGQILFNFGPNTTTYMIPAEIFPTRYRATCHGISAGAGKLGSILIQLLSAYYKFGTGPGNEQTVRHGYMLIVFSACMVIGAAVTHFWIPPTQRKSSDGRAKLWGGKAETLETLGLGRRGWKSRFAGVRR from the exons ATGAGCAAATTCCGCGCGAGACTGTATAAGACTGATCGCGCGAGGGATTTCGAGCATGAGCAG GATCGCCATGTTCGCACCCGTCAAATCTACGAAACCATCGACCGCCAGTCCTTCCAGTGGATTGTTGTCCTCGTCGCCGGCgtcggcttcttcctcgatggGTATACC TTATTCGCAAGCAATATCGCCCTTCCAATGATTTCCTACGTCTATTGGCGTGAAGACACCTCTTCCTTCCGACTGACGTGCATCAACATCGCCACGCTGAGCGGCACCCTCCTCGGCCAAGTCCTGTTCGGCTATCTGGCGGACCGCAACgggcggaagaagatgtaCGGCGTTGAACTGGCGCTGCTGATTGCGTCGACGCTGGGCGTCGCGATGTCCTCGGAGGGGACACACGGGAGCATGAGCGTCTTTGCGTGGCTGATCTGGTGGAGGATCATCGTGGGGATCGGCGTCGGTGCAGATTACCCGTTGAGTGCCGTAATTACGTCTGA GTTCGCACCCACCCGCCATCGCGCGCGCATGATCGcctccgtcttcttcatgCAGCCGCTCGGTCAGATCGCTGGCAATATCGTCTCACTGATCGTCGCCGTCCTGAGCAAGAAGCAGGGACATGACGATGTCACACGCGCAGTTGATATCATGTGGCGATGGGTGGTCGGAATCGGCGTCGTGCCCGGCGTCATCGCGACATTCTTTCGCTTCTTTATCCCCGAGAGTCCGCGCTTTCTGCTGGAAATCGAAGACGATCCGGTGCAGGCCGAGTTCGATGCCACGACACTGTTCAGCGACCCGGCGCCTCTGTCGAGCCTCGGGTCGCCAGAGATTGCCGTTGAGGAGGGATATCGGTATCCCGGTTCGGCGTCGACTGCTCTCACTAGTATGACTACTGCCACGGCGAACCAATTCAACGATATCAACCTCATTGCCCCATGGAATGAAATCATACTTCCTGCTCCTGCGCTCCCCGCAACAGCCACAACGATGGGCACGGGCAAGGGCACGAGTACAGCTGCCGGTCCCGACACAGCCGGCACCGGTGCTGGAGCCCTAACGATTCGCTCCATGTCCATTGACGACTTCACAGACCGGACCCCTTCCCAGTACCACGATAGCCTCCCTGAAGGCACGTTCCTCACCCCGGCAACGCTCAACAGCCACTGGCGCCTCACCAAGGTCGACATAACGCAATACTTCTGGCATGAGGGCAACTGGCGCACCCTGCTCGCCACGTCGCTCTCCTGGCTGCTCCTCGATTTTGGCTTCTACGGTATAGGTCTCTCCTCGCCCCAGTTTCTCGCGAAGACCTGGGACAGTCTCAAACTCTCCGGTCCCGCCCCGCCCTGGATGACAGACGACACCGGCGCAACTGATATATACGACATGTTCCGCGACACGAGCATCCACTGCCTGATCATCCTCAATATTGGCAGTTTCGTCGGCGGGGTCCTGATGCTGCTGACTATCCACAAACTCGAACGCGTCTCGCTGCAGAAATACGGCTTTCTAGCGCTAGCAGCCCACTTTATCGCGCTTGGAACCATGTTCATCACCGTGCACAAGGAGGGCCCCGTCGCGGTGACGCTCTACATTATCGGGCAGATCTTGTTCAATTTCGGGCCCAACACGACAACTTACATGATCCCTGCTGAGATCTTCCCAACACGATACCGCGCAACGTGCCACGGGATCAGCGCGGGCGCGGGAAAGCTCGGCTCGATATTGATTCAGCTGCTCTCGGCGTATTATAAATTCGGCACGGGGCCCGGCAATGAGCAGACGGTCCGCCATGGGTATATGTTGATCGTGTTTAGTGCGTGTATGGTTATTGGGGCGGCGGTGACGCATTTCTGGATCCCGCCGACGCAGAGAAAGAGCAGTGATGGGAGGGCGAAGCTTTGGGGAGGCAAGGCGGAGACGCTAGAAACGCTcgggcttgggagaagagggtGGAAGAGTCGGTTTGCCGGTGTGAGAAGGTGA
- a CDS encoding uncharacterized protein (transcript_id=CADANIAT00008250) — MIPYSHEHLQDRPFPASARRESTATVSSTPSTATSSRSSVSGSLCFVSEPPFSPSLSPSLFPSPSTSASVSLASRPREGSLNDEVARLPLNPAVTVSFVRSSRLFKLRYTFINIRKDFAGALKCLELGGAVGQQTAFLHSFNTTRLPVPHLEHPITSSEPYTPSSLRISFLDEQTVQTGATVFATQLSYTFESWLDCLQFQELILASRIVFIAGIAEAKSKGRGEECISQNLRILRQDHTGKLVMLFFANSQRKERKRYVSIPLNHIHYGLRADYSRWHLVSCIESVMPGKNSRRPVVLQLQPNFDHLAQMRTLQISFLDSDDKKAFCEFLAANNR; from the exons ATGATCCCATATTCTCACGAACATCTCCAAGACCGGCCGTTTCCAGCCTCTGCCAGACGCGAAAGCACTGCGACCGTTTCTTCCACCCCCTCGACCGCGACCTCGTCCCGCTCGTCCGTCTCCGGCTccctctgcttcgtctcTGAACCGCCCTTCTCGCCCTCTCTAAGCCCGTCTTTGTTTCCTTCGCCATCGACCTCAGCGTCTGTGTCGCTCGCATCCCGGCCGCGAGAGGGCTCCCTCAATGACGAGGTCGCACGATTACCGCTCAACCCCGCGGTGACGGT GTCCTTCGTCAGGAGCAGCAGACTCTTCAAGCTCCGGTATACATTCATCAATATCCGGAAGGATTTCGCCGGCGCTTTGAAATGCCTCGAACTAGGCGGCGCAGTTGGGCAGCAGACTGCCTTTCTACATAGCT TTAATACAACCCGTCTTCCCGTACCCCACCTCGAACATCCGATCACCTCCTCAGAGCCCTACACCCCGTCCTCACTCCGCATCTCCTTCCTGGACGAGCAGACCGTCCAAACCGGCGCGACCGTCTTTGCAACCCAACTCTCCTACACATTCGAATCCTGGCTGGACTGTCTACAGTTTCAAGAACTCATTCTCGCCTCGCGAATCGTCTTTATCGCAGGTATCGCCGAGGCGAAATCCAAAGGTCGTGGCGAGGAGTGTATATCGCAGAATCTGCGGATCCTAAGGCAGGACCATACGGGAAAACTGGTGATGCTCTTCTTTGCCAATTCgcagaggaaagagaggaagcgaTACGTTTCCATCCCAC TGAATCACATTCATTATGGACTGCGCGCTGACTACAGTCGATGGCACCTAGTGAGCTGTATAGAGAGCGTCATGCCAGGCAAAAACTCACGGCGACCGGTggtgctccagctccagccaaACTTTGACCATCTGGCACAGATGAGGACGCTGCAGATCTCGTTTCTGGATAGCGACG ATAAAAAAGCGTTCTGTGAATTTCTCGCAGCCAATAATCGATGA
- a CDS encoding class I SAM-dependent methyltransferase (transcript_id=CADANIAT00008251), translated as MTTLASHRSGRSSESSVDVVAAEKEKLSTVQLSQANLDALPDLRNSASPKRWKTFWKSFRYLQHLTSKQVDDFMASYIIYNLDWSDEKQMVETLGEDYQRKVGDCLQAYYGVLNHLCALGDVEKMYIPPFMSSKATVRENQLLYEESIAHDIGLKPGDRVLDLGCGRGRVAAHMSQYSGAQVTGLNIDPNQVAQARSFNTRLGFESNSFIVQDFNSLPLPFADDSFDAFYQIQALSLCKDLPALFREIYRVVKPGARISLLDWVSLPDYDPSNAEHAELMRRVKPLIGAVGTPTPEILENALMEAGFTVLRSDNASVGGLQAPLIDKVDLYFRSMRQLILGLVKAHMLPRHFKTLINRLCLDGQAFVKMDKMRLVTTSYRIIAQKQA; from the coding sequence ATGACCACTCTGGCATCGCACCGGTCTGGCCGCAGCTCCGAGAGCTCGGTGGACGTCGTCGCAgccgagaaggagaagctaTCGACCGTCCAGCTGTCGCAAGCGAACCTCGACGCCTTACCCGATCTGCGCAACTCGGCGTCACCGAAACGGTGGAAGACCTTCTGGAAATCGTTCCGGTACCTGCAGCACCTGACGTCGAAACAGGTCGACgacttcatggcctcatATATCATCTATAACCTGGACTGGTCGGACGAGAAGCAGATGGTCGAGACGCTGGGCGAAGACTACCAGCGCAAAGTGGGCGACTGCCTGCAGGCGTACTATGGAGTGCTCAACCATCTCTGCGCGCTCGGTGACGTGGAGAAGATGTACATCCCGCCATTCATGAGCAGCAAGGCCACCGTCCGCGAGAACCAGCTGCTGTACGAGGAGTCAATAGCGCACGATATCGGGCTCAAGCCGGGCGACCGCGTGCTGGATCTGGGATGCGGCCGTGGCCGCGTCGCCGCGCACATGTCGCAGTACTCGGGCGCGCAGGTGACGGGGCTCAATATCGACCCTAACCAGGTCGCTCAGGCCCGCTCATTTAATACGCGGCTCGGGTTCGAGTCGAATTCGTTCATTGTCCAGgatttcaacagcttgcCGCTCCCGTTCGCCGACGACAGCTTTGATGCTTTCTATCAGATTCAGGCGCTCAGTCTGTGCAAAGACCTGCCGGCGCTCTTCCGCGAGATCTACCGCGTCGTCAAGCCGGGCGCGCGCATCTCTCTCCTCGACTGGGTCAGCTTGCCCGACTATGACCCATCCAATGCCGAGCACGCCGAGCTCATGCGCCGCGTCAAGCCGTTGATCGGCGCCGTCGGCACGCCAACCCCGGAGATCTTGGAGAATGCGCTAATGGAGGCCGGGTTTACGGTCCTGAGGTCAGACAACGCGAGCGTGGGCGGCCTGCAGGCGCCATTGATCGACAAGGTCGACCTGTACTTCCGATCGATGCGCCAGCTCATTCTGGGCCTAGTCAAGGCGCATATGCTTCCGCGCCACTTCAAGACTTTGATCAACCGATTGTGTCTGGACGGCCAGGCGTTCGTCAAGATGGACAAGATGCGGCTCGTCACGACGAGCTACCGCATCATCGCTCAGAAGCAGGCGTGA
- a CDS encoding uncharacterized protein (transcript_id=CADANIAT00008252): protein MSSTLSTPSLSQFPTPNQTPRLPTPPNSPEETHPHIMSAEENEILAQESTRLTESGDDFAPTITSLLNEYTDRMKQIQRRRLAEQKGEHEILYAKLRRQKDSALSGLKQAQDLTTRYKQELDAKVIEEEQLTEKMKTLEKLLAETATQLSDTTKAYAEKEEIWNSVMGPLARLENDNNEIREQLGEIKQQLEGTNASIAEERAISDRNLSELASVRDKLAEEKVQRAAVERRLNEQDDRVRLLSNRIIYLKASKLQLRSELNQARREAEQVNRLRSANEELGARCETLTRDVSDLRDVRHHHEDEIRRMKQQQDTMTGAIHHLTSEVQVEQKRSEQLQSSVSDLEQKRDGLNNQLQHLQGEYNDLTGALANAHEAARRAEICMQWVVIAHRARCRSLKAEVAELKSSRLPKVEAKRSLANIRRGNSPARLGVVERPPVTIRKPRWKNQTVNSITTSAAAYLFWLCKTTGLRSALYALTTSCNHEEIKARCQPGMIQIYQLYPNSKIGATQLKKRLANVGLPKDHDYSRPTSEVTDTKVLVEVHEDRAQEQAQQPAAIPSQFQPEHNNICKATGRILTVRHPRRIQERVAQKDDLGIPSAVLPAHGPSQSCSLGIRVGRRPSYYLRTFGQKPDRGVL from the exons ATGTCATCCACACTGTCTACTCCGTCATTGTCTCAGTTTCCGACGCCGAACCAAACCCCCAGGCTTCCCACTCCCCCGAACTCGCCAGAGGAAACGCATCCCCATATCATGAGTGCGGAAGAGAACGAAATTCTTGCGCAAGAGTCTACGCGGCTGACTGAATCTGGCGATGATTTCGCTCCAACGATCACCTCACTCCTGAACGAATATACCGACAGAATGAAGCAAATACAGAGGCGGAGACTAGCTGAACAGAAAGGAGAACATGAGATACTTTATGCAAAACTTAGAAGACAAAAAGACTCAGCGCTGTCTGGTCTGAAGCAGGCGCAAGATCTTACCACCAGATACAAGCAGGAACTTGACGCAAAAgtcattgaagaggagcagcTCACTGAGAAGATGAAAACCCTAGAGAAGCTGCTTGCTGAGACAGCCACGCAACTTTCAGACACTACGAAGGCGTAtgctgagaaagaggaaataTGGAATTCTGTCATGGGTCCCCTGGCGAGGTTAGAGAACGACAACAACGAAATCCGGGAGCAGCTGGGAGAAATAAAACAGCAGCTAGAGGGGACCAATGCTTCAATTGCCGAGGAAAGAGCTATCAGTGACAGAAACCTCTCAGAACTCGCTTCTGTGAGAGACAAACTAGCTGAGGAAAAAGTCCAGCGAGCCGCCGTCGAACGCAGGTTGAACGAGCAAGACGATAGAGTGAGACTGCTCAGCAACAGAATTATATACTTGAAGGCGAGCAAATTGCAGCTTCGCTCCGAGTTGAACCAGGCTAgaagagaagctgaacaagTGAATCGGCTGCGTTCCGCAAACGAAGAGCTCGGAGCCAGGTGTGAAACACTGACAAGAGACGTTTCCGACCTCAGAGACGTCCGACATCACCACGAAGACGAAATCAGGAGaatgaagcagcagcaggatacAATGACTGGCGCGATCCACCACTTGACCAGCGAGGTGCAAGTGGAGCAAAAACGAAGTGAGCAACTGCAGTCAAGTGTATCGGATCTGGAACAGAAACGCGACGGGCTCAATAATCAGCTTCAACATCTCCAGGGAGAGTATAATGATCTCACAGGTGCCCTCGCAAACGCCCATGAAGCGGCTCGACGTGCGGAGATTTGCATGCAGTGGGTGGTCATTGCTCATCGAGCTCGTTGTCGCTCACTGAAGGCCGAAGTAGCAGAGCTCAAGTCAAGTCGGCTGCCCAAGGTTGAAGCAAAGCGGAGCTTAGCAAACATCAGACGTGGAAACTCTCCGGCCAGGTT GGGCGTGGTTGAGAGGCCTCCAGTGACCATTCGCAAACCTCGTTGGAAAAATCAG ACTGTTAACTCAATCACTACCAGTGCCGCTGCCTATCTGTTTTGGCTTTGCAAAACCACTGGCTTACGCAGTGCCTTATACGCATTGACAACTAGTT GTAATCacgaggagatcaaggctAGGTGCCAGCCAGGGATGATCCAGA TATACCAGCTGTATCCTAACAGCAAGATAGGAGCAACCCAGCTGAAAAAACGGCTCGCCAATGTTGGATTGCCAAAAGACCACGATTATTCTCGGCCTACTTCTGAAGTCACAGATACTAAAGTATTAGTAGAAGTCCATGAGGATCGGGCACAAGAGCAAGCCCAACAGCCTGCCGCTATTCCGTCCCAATTCCAGCCGGAGCACAACAACATCTGCAAAGCTACAGG CCGAATTTTGACCGTCAGGCA TCCAAGAAGAATCCAAGAAAGAGTAGCACAAAAGGACGACTTAGGAATCCCGTCTGCAGTTCTCCCCGCTCACGGTCCATCACAGTCTTGCAGTCTGGGTATTCGCGTCGGTCGCAGAC CCAGCTACTATCTCCGTACATTTGGGCAGAAGCCGGATCGCGGTGTACTATGA
- a CDS encoding aldo/keto reductase (transcript_id=CADANIAT00008253), with protein sequence MSMFPPAPKPPTLLGYHRVLSPSAGVKVSPLCLGAMNFGDAWKEYMGECNKEQTFALLDAFYEAGGNFIDTANNYQQEESEKWIGEWLKKRGNRDQMVIATKYTTGFRTSHRATEPLQSNFVGNSFKSMRVSVDNSLRKLQTDYIDILYLHWWDFTTSVEEVMHGLNSLVTAGKVLYLGVSDTPAWVVVKANDYARAHGLKPFSVYQGKWNAAYRDMEREIVPMCRDQGMGIAPWAPLGGGKFKSAEARKAASSGGSNRGAEMSESDIRISDALEKIAERKKTTLHAIVSHPCQYPYLYSITDQCPCQALAYVMHKTPNVFPIVGQRKIEHLKANIEALSISLSDADMDEIDGATEFDVGFPMSFIFREFTGRNTAADVWLTKASALIDAPPQPGPVRHREAER encoded by the exons ATGTCCATGTTCCCTCCAGCTCCGAAACCGCCAACCCTCCTTGGCTACCACCGAGTCCTCTCCCCCTCGGCTGGCGTCAAAGTGTCGCCGCTGTGTCTGGGGGCCATGAACTTCGGTGATGCCTG GAAAGAATACATGGGTGAATGTAACAAGGAGCAGACTTTTGCTCTCCTTGATGCCTTTTACGAAGCTGGCGGGAACTTTATCGACAC TGCAAACAACTaccagcaagaagaaagtgaGAAGTGGATCGGCGagtggctgaagaagcgcggTAACCGTGATCAGATGGT CATTGCAACAAAATATACAACCGGGTTCCGCACCTCTCACCGAGCGACCGAGCCTCTTCAATCCAACTTCGTTGGCAACAGCTTCAAGTCCATGCGCGTCTCCGTCGACAACTCCCTCCGCAAGCTTCAGACAGACTACATCGACATCCTCTACCTGCACTGGTGGGACTTTACAACGAGCGTGGAAGAAGTCATGCACGGGCTCAATAGCCTGGTAACTGCCGGAAAAGTGCTCTACCTTGGTGTGAGTGATACACCCGCATGGGTCGTCGTCAAAGCGAACGACTATGCGCGCGCGCACGGCCTCAAGCCTTTCTCGGTCTACCAGGGGAAGTGGAACGCCGCCTACCGCGATATGGAGAGAGAGATTGTCCCCATGTGCCGCGATCAGGGGATGGGGATTGCGCCGTGGGCGCCGCTTGGTGGCGGCAAGTTTAAGAGCGCAGAGGCCCGGAAGGCTGCGAGCAGCGGTGGGAGTAACCGCGGGGCGGAGATGAGCGAGAGCGATATCAGGATCTCAGACGCGCTGGAAAAGATtgcggagaggaagaagaccacTTTGCATGCTATCGTGAGCCACCCTTGCCAGTACCCATATCTGTATTCGATCACTGACCAGTGCCCATGCCAGGCCCTCGCATATGTCATGCACAAAACGCCCAACGTCTTCCCCATCGTTGGCCAGCGCAAGATCGAGCACTTGAAGGCCAACATCGAGGCGTTGAGCATTTCACTTTCTGACGCTGACATGGATGAGATTGACGGCGCCACTGAGTTTGATGTCGGATTCCCGATGAGTTTcatcttcagggagttcACAGGCAGGAATACGGCTGCGGATGTTTGGCTTACGAAGGCTTCTGCGCTTATTGATGCGCCGCCACAGCCAGGGCCTGTGAGGCACCGCGAGGCTGAGAGATAG
- a CDS encoding uncharacterized protein (transcript_id=CADANIAT00008254) has product MTFGTANSGTYGHCKKDDAFGMLDAFYSKGGNFIDTAIGISDTPAWVVSKANEYARQKGPRQFVVYQGMWNATMRDFERDIIPMCREEGMGLCPYGVLNQGRFQTEEGFRSVKNTTRGGI; this is encoded by the exons ATGACCTTCGGCACCGCGAATAGTGGGACGTACGGGCACTGCAAAAAAGACGACGCATTCGGTATGCTCGACGCCTTCTACAGCAAAGGCGGGAACTTCATCGATACGGCCATC GGCATATCGGATACCCCAGCCTGGGTTGTCTCCAAGGCGAACGAGTACGCGAGGCAGAAAGGACCGCGGCAATTCGTGGTGTACCAGGGGATGTGGAATGCGACGATGCGCGACTTTGAGCGCGATATCATCCCCATGTGCCGAGAGGAAGGAATGGGTCTCTGCCCTTATGGAGTCCTTAACCAAGGCCGCTTCCAGACAGAAGAGGGTTTCCGGAGCGTGAAAAACACAACGAGGGGCGGAATTTAA